From a region of the Leptospira montravelensis genome:
- a CDS encoding adenosine deaminase: MYCDLHNHLYGCLPPETLYRIGKNNPEPRWHLYLDSYEKAYGLKIRPSTFFEDYADIKDFSKLYHFREKAPFLHFQSKFNLIIALVKFDEREITEVTHDVVLSNSLEDISYAEYRLMFGKEEPKESFYSKLMACLEGLSKGETSAKKEGKTIQSKLVMSLHRDTNFERHYDWMKNWMEKDSVIRDGLVGIDFCHIEEGHPPKDKKSFFESVIKDNKAEPNTALSILYHVGESFRDKTPFSAARWVLESALNGAHRLGHALALGVDSDYFLGEERTELVSEAKDQIECELESYEEITSFGPFYSKEELELKRKELKTKPDSELLEIPFDATQSQYLHTFQNFVMSKISQTEAVIECCPSSNLYIGMLESHIDHPITRFLQNDVKITIGSDDPGLFGTTMPEEYGHAHTAGVTEKELESIREKSFSYRSTKLSGRELD; the protein is encoded by the coding sequence ATGTATTGCGATCTACACAACCACCTTTATGGATGTTTACCCCCTGAAACTTTGTACCGAATTGGTAAAAATAACCCAGAGCCTAGATGGCATCTCTATTTAGATTCTTATGAAAAAGCATATGGATTAAAAATTCGACCTTCTACTTTTTTTGAAGATTATGCAGACATAAAAGATTTTTCTAAACTTTATCACTTTCGCGAAAAAGCTCCCTTTTTACATTTCCAATCAAAGTTTAATCTCATCATCGCACTTGTAAAGTTTGATGAAAGAGAAATTACCGAAGTGACTCATGATGTGGTTTTATCAAATAGTTTGGAAGACATCAGTTATGCCGAATATCGTTTGATGTTTGGTAAAGAAGAACCAAAAGAAAGTTTTTATAGCAAACTAATGGCTTGTTTGGAAGGACTCTCTAAAGGGGAAACTTCTGCAAAAAAAGAAGGAAAAACCATTCAATCAAAACTTGTAATGTCTTTACATAGAGATACCAATTTTGAAAGACATTATGATTGGATGAAAAACTGGATGGAAAAAGATTCTGTCATTCGAGACGGACTTGTAGGAATCGATTTCTGTCATATCGAAGAAGGTCATCCCCCGAAAGATAAAAAATCTTTTTTTGAATCAGTCATTAAAGACAACAAAGCAGAACCTAACACTGCTTTATCGATCCTTTACCATGTGGGCGAAAGTTTTAGAGATAAAACTCCTTTCTCAGCTGCCCGTTGGGTTTTGGAATCTGCGTTGAATGGTGCCCATCGGTTGGGACATGCATTGGCACTTGGTGTTGATTCCGATTATTTTTTAGGAGAGGAAAGGACTGAACTTGTATCGGAAGCCAAAGACCAAATTGAATGTGAGTTGGAATCTTATGAAGAGATTACAAGTTTTGGTCCATTTTATTCCAAAGAAGAACTCGAACTCAAACGAAAGGAATTAAAAACCAAACCAGATTCTGAACTATTAGAAATTCCGTTTGATGCAACACAGTCCCAATACCTTCACACTTTCCAAAACTTTGTTATGTCAAAAATATCACAAACAGAGGCCGTGATCGAATGTTGTCCCTCTTCTAATTTATACATTGGAATGTTAGAATCGCATATCGATCATCCTATCACAAGATTTCTCCAAAACGATGTCAAAATCACCATCGGTTCGGATGACCCAGGTTTATTTGGAACGACAATGCCTGAGGAATATGGTCATGCTCATACGGCAGGGGTCACTGAAAAAGAATTGGAATCCATCCGGGAAAAGTCTTTTTCTTACAGATCCACCAAACTTTCCGGGCGTGAATTGGATTGA
- a CDS encoding PIN domain-containing protein, translating into MKGKIFIDTNVFIYFFSPKDFEKKEISSNIIKASFKSDRFCISYQVIQEFSNVMLTKGQPPMKGQDISSFIEKILDPICSFFPTTEFYKNALKLREKNKLSYYDSFIVLAAVELGCDYLLSEDFNDGAKINKLKIINPFNKTNAKLLNSIL; encoded by the coding sequence ATGAAAGGTAAAATCTTCATCGATACAAATGTATTTATTTACTTCTTTTCACCAAAGGATTTTGAAAAAAAGGAGATCTCTTCCAATATCATAAAAGCTTCTTTTAAATCTGATAGATTTTGTATCAGTTACCAAGTCATCCAAGAATTTAGCAATGTAATGCTTACAAAAGGACAACCACCAATGAAAGGTCAGGATATTTCAAGTTTCATAGAAAAAATCTTAGATCCAATTTGTTCTTTTTTTCCAACAACTGAATTTTACAAAAATGCTCTGAAATTAAGAGAGAAGAATAAATTATCTTATTATGATTCTTTTATTGTTTTGGCCGCTGTAGAACTTGGTTGCGATTATTTATTGTCCGAAGACTTTAATGATGGCGCAAAAATCAACAAATTAAAAATCATAAATCCATTCAATAAAACGAATGCAAAATTACTAAACTCAATTCTATAA
- a CDS encoding patatin-like phospholipase family protein produces MKRTEIERQAIQSFLKSVDLFKKLPPAVLLRLANNVQEKLIRSHEALYYKGESSESIYIVRYGEILLENVAGQSHVYVGSGQVLAENSLISSSNHSTSAIAVIDSLVYVLNGKLFLQLASQEKVFAQNIIQMMGSRMRENLDRSSHKDTFPGLRRLCVHLPLEPEYHFGEKVKSFLDEYGEVTKKLSSAIPISTFKGMDPTKISEYLTNLRSKTPLLHIYFDESTSRMDLHYLVVQSDFIVFWEEEPEKFYKEKEEIIGFWKTRIRNFEGRAIRMMENGVRKSYLPQDQSLKTFYQKDTLARYLVAKTRGLALGGGGARALAHVGLLKVLHREGIHFDFVSGASMGAVIAALYARKNSPEEIEEMIKNFFGGLESAFDPTIPVVAFFKGKRMKRMLKKGFGDQRIEELPLPFATSAVDLQTGKEHIFDQGPITEALTSAMSLPGAFPPYRLGEKLLVDGGMINNVPENLIRSKGADVVMGINVSPLQEIVPVKLFEDRNTTEKGFFRYIWDTLKYPPILQIMTRTITLEGREITRLKRPKMDLFVHFHLEEFQLFDFARYQEIIDKGQAEAEANLAEIKQLFS; encoded by the coding sequence ATGAAAAGAACAGAGATTGAACGACAGGCAATACAAAGTTTCTTAAAGTCTGTGGATTTGTTCAAAAAACTTCCCCCCGCTGTTCTATTAAGACTGGCAAACAATGTCCAAGAAAAATTAATCCGAAGCCATGAAGCTCTCTATTATAAAGGAGAGTCTTCGGAATCGATTTACATTGTCAGATACGGTGAAATCCTTCTCGAAAATGTTGCGGGTCAAAGCCATGTTTATGTGGGTTCCGGCCAAGTGTTGGCAGAGAACTCACTCATCTCTAGTTCCAACCACTCCACTTCTGCCATCGCTGTTATTGATTCCCTTGTTTATGTATTGAATGGTAAATTGTTTTTACAATTGGCGTCTCAAGAAAAGGTTTTTGCACAAAACATAATTCAAATGATGGGCTCGCGGATGCGAGAAAATTTAGATCGTTCTAGCCATAAAGATACATTTCCCGGCTTACGAAGATTATGTGTTCATCTTCCTTTAGAGCCCGAATATCATTTTGGTGAAAAAGTAAAATCCTTTTTAGACGAATATGGTGAGGTTACCAAAAAGTTATCTTCTGCCATTCCCATTTCCACTTTTAAGGGAATGGATCCCACAAAAATTTCAGAGTATTTAACCAATCTTAGAAGTAAAACTCCCTTACTTCATATTTATTTTGATGAATCCACTTCCAGAATGGATTTACATTATCTTGTCGTGCAATCTGACTTCATAGTTTTTTGGGAAGAAGAACCTGAAAAGTTTTACAAAGAAAAAGAGGAAATCATAGGTTTTTGGAAAACACGTATCAGAAACTTTGAAGGCCGTGCCATTCGTATGATGGAAAACGGTGTTCGTAAAAGTTATCTACCGCAAGACCAATCACTCAAAACCTTTTATCAAAAAGATACATTAGCAAGATATCTCGTCGCAAAAACAAGAGGTTTGGCGTTAGGTGGTGGCGGTGCCAGAGCCCTCGCACATGTCGGGTTGTTAAAAGTTTTGCATAGAGAAGGAATTCATTTTGATTTTGTATCTGGTGCTTCGATGGGAGCCGTGATTGCAGCCTTATATGCTAGAAAAAATTCTCCCGAAGAAATTGAAGAGATGATTAAAAATTTCTTCGGTGGATTAGAAAGTGCCTTTGATCCCACGATCCCAGTTGTTGCCTTTTTTAAGGGAAAACGAATGAAACGTATGTTAAAGAAAGGTTTTGGTGACCAACGTATTGAAGAATTGCCACTCCCTTTTGCTACTTCCGCTGTGGATTTACAAACAGGCAAAGAACATATCTTTGACCAAGGTCCTATTACAGAAGCTCTCACCAGTGCGATGAGTTTGCCTGGTGCCTTTCCTCCTTACCGACTCGGTGAAAAACTTTTAGTGGATGGAGGAATGATCAATAACGTTCCCGAAAATCTCATTCGTTCTAAAGGCGCAGATGTAGTGATGGGAATCAACGTTTCTCCTTTGCAAGAAATTGTTCCTGTCAAACTTTTCGAAGACAGAAACACAACAGAAAAAGGATTCTTTCGTTATATTTGGGATACTTTAAAATACCCACCCATCTTACAGATTATGACAAGAACCATTACTTTGGAAGGAAGAGAGATCACTCGTCTCAAACGACCTAAAATGGATCTTTTTGTACATTTTCATTTGGAAGAATTCCAGTTATTTGATTTTGCTCGTTACCAAGAAATCATTGATAAGGGCCAAGCAGAAGCGGAAGCAAACTTGGCTGAGATCAAACAATTGTTTTCTTAA
- a CDS encoding MATE family efflux transporter, with protein MNQKILGLAIPVFFGMISYTAIMVADTAMVGKLGEIPLAAVGFGGMVYFSIFAFLMGGSMAVQIIVARRFGEKNERGVGITLVNSVYLSLILGSLLSYFGFLYAPHFMGWIGDDPQVIEVAGVYLSYRFIGTVLFFVGFALRGFFDGIGIVQVGMISSILAAVTNIFFNWLLIFGNWGFPAWGVKGAAIASSLSSIPSLLIVVFYFFRKDVIKFFRYQIFAPSFEIIKELCMVGFAPAVEGTLVNFAFSGFYKIAGMISTTTLASASVVLTCLSLSFMPGFSFGIAATTILGQSMGQGKLRLAYEGTMRSATFSAIVMGSMGLFFIIGGPWLIGLFTDVPAVAKVAYPALCIVALIQVGDAYHMVIGSALRSAGMMYYVMFVYLIVSFIIMLPLAYLFGIVLAWGNYGIWTAFFIWILLMAVIFVRKFRKKEWVNIRI; from the coding sequence TTGAATCAGAAAATTCTTGGATTAGCAATCCCAGTTTTTTTTGGAATGATCAGTTATACAGCCATTATGGTGGCAGACACTGCTATGGTAGGGAAATTGGGAGAGATTCCTCTTGCTGCTGTGGGATTTGGGGGAATGGTTTATTTTTCCATATTCGCCTTTCTTATGGGTGGATCTATGGCTGTTCAAATCATCGTAGCACGCAGATTTGGCGAAAAAAATGAAAGAGGAGTCGGAATTACCTTAGTTAATTCTGTTTATTTGTCCTTAATTTTAGGATCTCTTTTATCCTATTTCGGATTTCTTTATGCCCCGCATTTTATGGGTTGGATTGGTGATGATCCGCAAGTGATCGAAGTGGCAGGCGTTTATCTTTCTTATCGATTTATTGGTACAGTTCTCTTTTTCGTTGGTTTCGCCTTACGCGGATTTTTTGATGGAATTGGAATTGTGCAAGTGGGTATGATTTCTTCCATTTTAGCGGCTGTCACAAATATCTTTTTTAATTGGTTACTCATTTTTGGAAACTGGGGTTTCCCAGCATGGGGAGTGAAGGGCGCGGCCATTGCCTCGAGTTTATCTTCCATTCCATCTCTACTAATTGTGGTGTTTTATTTTTTCCGTAAAGATGTAATCAAGTTCTTTCGGTATCAAATCTTTGCTCCTAGTTTTGAAATCATTAAAGAACTTTGTATGGTTGGATTTGCTCCCGCTGTGGAAGGAACACTCGTTAACTTTGCCTTTTCTGGATTTTATAAAATTGCAGGCATGATTAGCACAACCACTCTTGCCTCGGCTAGCGTTGTATTAACATGCCTTAGTTTGTCTTTTATGCCTGGTTTCTCTTTTGGCATTGCGGCCACTACCATTCTCGGTCAATCAATGGGACAAGGAAAACTGCGATTGGCTTATGAAGGAACCATGCGTTCGGCAACTTTCTCAGCGATTGTGATGGGAAGTATGGGACTCTTTTTTATCATCGGAGGACCTTGGCTCATTGGACTTTTTACAGATGTTCCTGCAGTTGCCAAGGTTGCTTATCCTGCTCTTTGTATCGTGGCACTCATCCAAGTAGGAGATGCCTATCATATGGTAATTGGTTCTGCACTTCGAAGTGCAGGGATGATGTACTATGTGATGTTTGTTTACCTCATTGTATCTTTCATCATCATGTTGCCATTGGCTTATTTATTCGGGATAGTCCTAGCGTGGGGCAATTACGGAATCTGGACTGCGTTTTTTATTTGGATTTTACTCATGGCAGTGATTTTTGTCAGAAAATTTCGTAAGAAGGAGTGGGTGAACATACGAATTTAA